Proteins found in one Canis lupus baileyi chromosome 26, mCanLup2.hap1, whole genome shotgun sequence genomic segment:
- the RNF114 gene encoding E3 ubiquitin-protein ligase RNF114: protein MAAQQQEREGCAQRAGPAAESDPLGRFTCPVCLEVYEKPVQVPCGHVFCSACLQECLKPKKPVCGVCRSALAPGVRAAELERQIESTETSCHGCRKNFFLSKIRAHVATCSKYQNYIMEGVKATTKDASLQPRNVPNRYTFPCPYCPEKNFDQEGLVEHCKLCHSTDTKSVVCPICASMPWGDPNYRSANFIEHIQRRHQFSYDTFVDYDVDEEDMMNQVLQRSIIDQ, encoded by the exons ATGGCGGCGCAACAGCAGGAACGTGAGGGTTGTGCGCAACGGGCTGGGCCCGCAGCGGAGTCCGACCCGCTGGGCCGCTTCACGTGTCCCGTGTGCTTAGAAGTGTACGAGAAGCCCGTGCAAGTGCCCTGCGGTCACGT CTTTTGCTCTGCATGCCTGCAGGAATGTCTGAAGCCGAAGAAGCCTGTCTGTGGGGTGTGTCGCAGCGCTCTGGCACCTGGCGTCCGAGCCGCGGAGCTCGAGCGGCAGATTGAGAGCACAGAGACTTCTTGCCATGGCTGCCGTAAAAAT TTCTTCCTATCCAAGATCCGGGCCCATGTGGCTACCTGTTCCAAATACCAGAATTACATCATGGAAGGTGTGAAGGCCACCACCAAGGATGCCTCCCTTCAGCCAAG GAATGTCCCCAATCGCTACACCTTTCCTTGCCCTTACTGTCCTGAGAAGAACTTTGATCAGGAAGGACTAGTGGAGCACTGCAAGTTATGCCACAGCACGGACACCAAGTCTGTG GTTTGCCCAATATGTGCCTCGATGCCCTGGGGAGACCCCAACTACCGCAGCGCCAACTTCATAGAGCACATCCAGCGCCGGCACCAATTTTCTTATGATACTTTTGTG GATTACGATGTTGATGAAGAGGACATGATGAATCAGGTGTTGCAGCGCTCCATCATCGATCAGTGA